One Peterkaempfera bronchialis DNA window includes the following coding sequences:
- a CDS encoding type I polyketide synthase has translation MSEDRLRDYLKRVTAELHRTRSRLRQVESKTAEPIAIVAMSCRYPGGVRTPEELWRLVDTATDGISAFPEDRGWDIDALYHPDPDRPGTCYTREGGFLHSAADFDADFFGMSPREALATDPQQRLLLEISWEAFERAGLDPGTLKGSPTGVFVGVMYNDYGSRFPEPPAGLDGYIGNGSAASIASGRISYTFGLEGPAVTVDTACSSSLVALHLAAQALRAGECDLALAGGVAVMSTPVTFLEFSRQRGLSADGRCKSFADGADGTGWGEGAGMLLLERLSDAQRLGHQVLAVVRGSAVNQDGASSGLTAPNGPSQQRVIRAALASAGLTAAEVDAVEAHGTGTTLGDPIEAQALLATYGQGREEAQPLWLGSLKSNIGHTQAAAGVGGVIKMVQALRHGRLPRTLHVDAPSSTVDWSEGNVRLLTEPVEWPESGDRPRRAGVSAFGVSGTNAHAILEEAPPAAVDEEGEQPTTAVEALPVLPWVVSGRTPEALRAQAAQLLAHLDTHADADPREVAYSLATTRSAFDHRAVVLGEDRAALVQALGAVATGEPAPGAVVGTARRGGRLAFLFAGQGAQRVGMGRGLYEAFPVFAGAFDAVCAWVDGELGRSLREVVFGDDAELLNGTGLTQPALFAVEVALFRLLESWGVRADYLVGHSVGELAAAHVAGVLSLEDACRLVVARGRLMQALPSGGAMVSVQASEAEVLPLLVGREAEVSIAALNGPTATVIAGDEAAVLVVAAHFTALGRKTTRLRVSHAFHSPRMEPMLADFRAVAESVEYHQPVIPVVSNVTGRLATAEELTSPEYWVRHVRQAVRFADGIGWLEQHGVTRYVELGPDGTLTAMARACLTDDGDPLLTPTLRKDRPEGASLLTAVGELYVHGTGVDWTALLPAARPVDLPTYAFQRRRYWLDAAAGTRSRTGAHPLWGATVTLADSSAVISTGRLSRRTHPWLADHTTFGSALLPAAALVDLALHVGGQTGSDHLAELTVEAPLLLPERDPVEIQTVVDGPADDGRRTFSIHSRPLDTGAGEGGGDHPWTCHARGILATHPAAHPEQPGTDLWTWPPTDAQPVDVDGLYRTLDDHGVQVGPEFRSLRAVWRHGDDVFAEAELPETRQGDAAHFTLHPALLDAAVQALPALGLPAVSALSWTDVTLHAVAAESIRIRITRQPDGPLGLHLADALGDPVLSVGALAVLPVGEISLPAAQDTDLYALEWAPPTPLTPTVQPAQPASLAVHPDLASLDAAVQQGADLPAAVVLPWPTATGDDLAATVHEATTRALILLQDWLADARYAASQLVILTRGAVATTPDETVHDLAAAAVWGLVRSAQSENPDRFALLDIDAADPDTTPPGEALAAALRLGEPQLALRGGQPLVPRLTRPRTPGPESRPGASFDPQRTVLVTGATGTVGTAVVRHLVERHGVRRLLLAGRRGADAPGATRLARELADLGAEVSLAACDVADRAAVAALLAAVPDEHPIGAVVHAAGVIDDGVITSLTPERVDAVLRPKVDAAVHLDQLTAHLDLSAFVLFSSAAATFGGPGQGNYAAANAFAEALAHRRRAEGRNALAIGWGLWSQSSGMTEALDESDRHRIARSGIGALPTQDALALLDRCLAHDRSTLLPVRVDLPALRAGGAEPPALLTHLAGRPARRQAAASGAGSGAGGAMGSWAQTLAGLSESDRRAAVRDVVRTGIAAVLGHTSKAAIDPTRAFGDLGFDSLTALELRNSLARKTGLQLRATLVFDHPTPDAVADHVHRELTRAAGPQTGTDLGTDLGTDLGGEAGTAGAAAFGEPIAIIGMSCRFPGGADSPDRLWHLLADGGDGIAEFPEDRGWDLDALYDPDPDSRRDGTTYTRSGGFLAGIDRFDAAFFGISPREATAMDPQQRLLLEASWEAVERAGIDPVSLRGSRTGVFAGTNGQDYTNVLRTAAESAEGYLGTGNAASVLSGRVSYALGLEGPAVTVDTACSSSLVALHWASLALQSGECTMALAGGVSVMTTPAAFVEFSRQRGLAADGRCKAFAEGADGTGWGEGVGVVVLERLSDARRLGHRVLAVVAGSAVNQDGASNGLTAPNGPSQQRVIRAALAGAGVSAAEVDVVEAHGTGTALGDPIEAQALLATYGRGRPEDRPLWLGSVKSNIGHTQAAAGVAGVIKMVLAMRHGVLPATLHVDEPSSHVDWSAGTLRLLTETVPWPDLGRPRRAGVSAFGFSGTNAHIILEQGPAAAIPEPAVEPAADAAPLVPWVLSARSRSALQAQAERLLSHVQADPELVPQHIGLSLVSTRSVFEHRAVVSGAGRAELLRGLESVAGGESAAGVIVGSAQPEGATAFLFAGQGAQRVGMGRGLYEAFPVFAGAFDAVCAWVDGELGRSLREVVFGDDAELLNETGFTQPALFAVEVALFRLVESWGVRADYLVGHSVGELAAAHVAGVLSLEDACRLVVARGRLMQALPVGGAMVSVQAAEAEVLPLLVGREAEVSVAALNGPAATVIAGDEAVVLEVAGELERQGRKTTRLRVSHAFHSPRMEPMLADFRAVAESVEYHQPRMAVVSNVTGELATAEELTSPEYWVRHVRQAVRFADGIGWLEQHGVTRFIELGPDGTLTAMAQACMAGDDTLLVPALRKDRLEPAALLAAVSGLFVRGGAVDWTQFFPGARRVDLPTYAFQRERYWPTPALASTPAADTASGVDARFWEAVEREDLDALASTLGVDEGSLGGLVPALATWRRARREQSVVDGWRYRVTWKPQPPAPGGARLDGRWLLLAPEGTELDGLAAYGAVVERVACAPDADREELARCLREAAGDLPVAGVMSLPASAGGAWATAELVQALGDAGVAAPLWVLTRGAVSTGRSDAEPDPAQAAVWGLGRVAALEYPDRWGGLVDLPDRLDERAWARLAAVLADGAEDQVAIRPSGVFARRLVRAQGGEPGQEWRARGTVLVTGGTGALGARVARWVAGRGAEQVVLTSRRGPEAPGAAELEAELRALGAKVTIAACDAADRPAMARLLAEHPVDAVVHAAGVGDATPLAELHPKYFAEVMAAKAEGAAHLDELLADRQLDAFVLFSSIAGVWGSGGQPAYAAANAALDALAERRRARGLPATAVAWGPWADGGMASGEGADDQLRRWGLVPLRPEPAFRALERALGSGDATATVADVAWDRFATAFTSRRPSPLLAELPEVRQALEETGTTDPALRERLAVLPAADRKRALLTLVRTGGAAVLGHADGQALEAGQAFRDLGFDSLTAVELRNRLNAETGLRLPTTLVFDYPTPSALADHLYAELFPESEPATPGEPDEAAVREALAEIPVARLREAGLLGAVLALAGPRPLPQAAAADDDDAIGTMAVDDLVQLALRGTDG, from the coding sequence GTGAGCGAGGACCGGCTTCGCGACTACCTCAAGCGCGTCACCGCAGAGCTGCACCGCACCCGCAGCCGCCTGCGCCAGGTCGAGTCCAAGACCGCGGAACCGATCGCCATCGTCGCCATGAGCTGCCGCTACCCGGGCGGGGTACGGACCCCCGAGGAGCTGTGGCGACTCGTCGACACCGCGACCGACGGCATCTCCGCCTTCCCCGAGGACCGGGGCTGGGACATCGACGCGCTGTACCACCCGGACCCCGACCGGCCGGGCACCTGCTACACCCGCGAAGGCGGCTTCCTGCACAGCGCCGCCGACTTCGACGCCGACTTCTTCGGCATGTCGCCCCGCGAAGCCCTCGCCACCGACCCCCAGCAGCGGCTGCTGCTCGAAATCTCCTGGGAGGCGTTCGAGCGCGCCGGCCTGGACCCCGGCACCCTGAAAGGCAGCCCCACCGGCGTCTTCGTCGGCGTGATGTACAACGACTACGGCTCACGCTTCCCGGAACCCCCCGCCGGTCTCGACGGCTACATCGGCAACGGCAGCGCCGCCAGCATCGCCTCCGGCCGGATCTCCTACACCTTCGGTCTTGAAGGCCCGGCGGTGACGGTGGACACGGCCTGCTCGTCATCGCTGGTCGCCCTGCACCTGGCCGCGCAGGCGCTGCGGGCCGGGGAATGCGACCTGGCCCTCGCCGGGGGAGTCGCGGTGATGTCGACACCGGTGACCTTCCTGGAGTTCAGCCGCCAGCGCGGCCTCTCCGCCGACGGCCGCTGCAAGTCGTTCGCGGACGGCGCGGACGGCACCGGCTGGGGCGAGGGCGCCGGAATGCTGCTGCTGGAGCGGCTGTCGGATGCGCAGCGCCTCGGGCATCAGGTACTGGCGGTGGTACGGGGATCCGCGGTCAACCAGGACGGTGCGAGCAGCGGCCTGACCGCGCCCAACGGCCCCTCGCAGCAGCGGGTGATCCGGGCTGCTCTGGCCAGTGCCGGGTTGACGGCTGCCGAGGTGGACGCGGTGGAGGCGCACGGTACGGGGACGACGCTGGGCGACCCCATCGAGGCGCAGGCCCTGCTGGCGACGTACGGTCAGGGGCGCGAAGAGGCGCAGCCGCTCTGGCTGGGCTCGCTGAAGTCCAACATCGGGCACACGCAGGCGGCGGCCGGGGTCGGCGGCGTCATCAAGATGGTGCAGGCGCTGCGCCATGGACGGCTGCCGCGCACCCTGCACGTCGACGCCCCCTCCTCCACCGTGGACTGGTCGGAGGGGAACGTCCGGCTGCTCACCGAGCCGGTGGAGTGGCCGGAGAGCGGTGATCGGCCGCGCCGGGCGGGGGTCTCGGCGTTCGGCGTCAGCGGGACCAATGCGCACGCCATCCTCGAAGAGGCTCCTCCTGCGGCCGTCGATGAGGAGGGGGAGCAGCCCACCACTGCTGTGGAGGCGCTGCCGGTGCTGCCCTGGGTGGTCTCGGGCCGTACCCCCGAGGCGCTGCGGGCCCAGGCGGCGCAGTTGCTGGCCCACTTGGACACGCACGCCGACGCGGACCCGCGTGAGGTGGCGTACTCCCTGGCCACCACCCGGTCCGCGTTCGACCACCGGGCGGTGGTGCTGGGCGAGGACCGCGCCGCGCTGGTCCAGGCCCTGGGCGCGGTGGCGACCGGCGAACCCGCGCCTGGCGCGGTGGTCGGCACCGCCCGGCGCGGGGGGCGGCTGGCGTTTCTGTTCGCTGGGCAGGGTGCGCAGCGGGTGGGGATGGGGCGTGGGTTGTATGAGGCGTTCCCGGTTTTTGCGGGGGCGTTTGATGCGGTGTGTGCGTGGGTGGATGGGGAGTTGGGGCGTTCGCTGCGTGAGGTGGTCTTCGGCGACGACGCGGAGCTGCTGAACGGGACGGGGTTGACTCAGCCTGCGTTGTTTGCGGTGGAGGTGGCGCTGTTCCGGCTGCTGGAGTCGTGGGGTGTCCGGGCGGATTATCTGGTCGGGCATTCGGTGGGTGAGCTGGCCGCTGCGCATGTGGCGGGGGTGTTGTCGCTGGAGGATGCGTGCCGGCTGGTGGTGGCGCGTGGTCGTCTGATGCAGGCGCTGCCTTCGGGTGGGGCGATGGTGTCGGTGCAGGCGTCCGAGGCTGAGGTGCTGCCGCTGCTGGTCGGTCGTGAGGCCGAGGTGAGTATCGCCGCGCTGAACGGCCCGACCGCCACCGTGATCGCGGGTGATGAGGCCGCCGTCCTGGTGGTGGCCGCGCACTTCACCGCACTCGGCCGCAAGACGACGCGCCTGCGGGTCAGCCACGCCTTCCACTCCCCCCGGATGGAGCCGATGCTGGCCGACTTCCGGGCCGTCGCGGAGAGCGTGGAGTACCACCAGCCCGTGATTCCGGTGGTCTCCAATGTGACCGGTCGACTCGCCACGGCAGAGGAGTTGACCTCGCCGGAGTATTGGGTGCGGCATGTCCGGCAGGCCGTCCGCTTCGCCGACGGCATCGGCTGGCTGGAGCAGCACGGCGTCACCCGCTATGTCGAGCTGGGCCCCGACGGCACCCTGACCGCCATGGCCCGCGCCTGCCTGACGGACGACGGCGACCCGCTTCTCACCCCGACGCTGCGCAAGGACCGCCCGGAGGGCGCGAGCCTGCTCACCGCCGTCGGTGAGCTGTATGTGCACGGCACCGGCGTGGACTGGACGGCGCTCCTCCCCGCCGCCCGGCCGGTGGATCTGCCCACCTATGCCTTCCAGCGCCGCCGCTACTGGCTCGACGCCGCAGCCGGGACCAGGTCCCGTACCGGAGCGCATCCGCTGTGGGGAGCCACCGTCACGCTGGCCGACTCCTCCGCCGTGATCTCGACGGGGCGGCTCTCCCGGCGCACCCATCCCTGGCTGGCCGACCACACCACCTTCGGCAGTGCGCTACTGCCCGCCGCCGCGCTGGTCGACCTGGCCCTGCATGTCGGCGGCCAGACCGGCAGCGACCACCTGGCCGAACTGACCGTGGAGGCACCCCTTCTGCTGCCGGAGCGGGACCCGGTCGAGATCCAGACCGTGGTGGACGGCCCGGCCGACGACGGACGGCGCACCTTCTCGATCCACTCCCGCCCCCTCGACACCGGCGCCGGCGAGGGCGGCGGCGACCACCCGTGGACCTGCCACGCCCGGGGCATCCTCGCCACCCACCCGGCGGCCCACCCCGAGCAGCCCGGCACCGACCTCTGGACCTGGCCGCCCACCGACGCCCAGCCGGTCGACGTGGACGGCCTGTACCGGACCCTGGACGACCACGGTGTGCAGGTCGGCCCGGAGTTCCGCAGCCTGCGCGCCGTCTGGCGGCATGGCGACGACGTCTTCGCCGAAGCCGAACTCCCCGAGACCCGCCAGGGAGACGCCGCACACTTCACCCTGCACCCGGCGCTGCTCGACGCGGCCGTGCAGGCGCTGCCGGCGCTGGGCCTCCCCGCCGTCTCCGCGCTCTCCTGGACGGATGTCACCCTGCATGCGGTGGCCGCCGAATCCATCCGGATACGGATCACCCGGCAGCCCGACGGGCCCCTGGGCCTGCACCTCGCCGACGCCCTGGGCGACCCCGTTCTCTCGGTCGGCGCGCTGGCCGTACTCCCGGTCGGCGAGATCAGCCTTCCGGCGGCCCAGGACACCGACCTCTACGCGCTGGAGTGGGCCCCGCCCACCCCGCTCACCCCGACCGTCCAGCCCGCCCAGCCCGCGAGCCTCGCCGTTCACCCGGACCTGGCAAGCCTGGACGCCGCCGTACAGCAGGGTGCCGACCTCCCGGCCGCCGTGGTCCTGCCCTGGCCGACGGCGACCGGCGACGACCTGGCCGCCACCGTCCACGAGGCGACCACCCGGGCGTTGATCCTGCTTCAGGACTGGCTCGCCGACGCACGCTACGCCGCGTCGCAGCTCGTCATCCTGACCCGCGGCGCGGTCGCCACGACACCGGACGAGACGGTGCACGACCTCGCAGCCGCCGCCGTCTGGGGCCTGGTGCGCTCCGCGCAGTCCGAGAACCCCGACCGGTTCGCCCTGCTGGACATCGACGCGGCCGACCCGGACACCACCCCGCCGGGCGAAGCGCTGGCCGCAGCCCTGCGCCTCGGCGAACCGCAGCTCGCCCTCCGTGGCGGACAGCCGCTGGTGCCACGGCTCACCCGCCCCCGCACACCCGGACCGGAGTCGCGTCCCGGTGCCTCCTTCGACCCGCAGCGCACCGTACTCGTCACCGGCGCGACCGGGACCGTGGGCACCGCCGTGGTCCGCCACCTGGTGGAGCGGCACGGAGTACGCCGCCTCCTGCTGGCCGGGAGGCGGGGCGCCGACGCTCCGGGAGCCACCCGCCTTGCCCGCGAACTGGCCGACCTGGGCGCCGAGGTCTCCCTCGCCGCATGTGACGTGGCCGATCGCGCCGCAGTGGCCGCACTGCTCGCCGCCGTCCCCGACGAACACCCGATCGGCGCGGTCGTACACGCCGCCGGAGTCATCGACGACGGCGTGATCACCTCGCTGACCCCCGAGCGGGTCGACGCCGTCCTGCGCCCGAAGGTCGACGCGGCGGTCCACCTGGACCAGCTCACCGCCCACCTGGACCTGTCGGCCTTTGTGCTCTTCTCCTCGGCCGCCGCCACCTTCGGCGGCCCCGGGCAGGGCAACTACGCGGCAGCCAACGCCTTTGCCGAGGCACTCGCCCACCGCCGCCGGGCCGAGGGACGCAACGCGCTCGCGATCGGCTGGGGCCTCTGGTCGCAGAGCAGCGGAATGACCGAGGCGCTGGACGAGTCCGACCGCCACCGGATCGCCCGCAGCGGCATCGGCGCCCTGCCCACCCAGGACGCCCTGGCGCTCCTCGACCGCTGCCTGGCACACGACCGCTCCACGCTGCTGCCGGTCAGGGTGGACCTCCCGGCACTGCGCGCGGGCGGCGCCGAGCCCCCGGCCCTGCTGACCCACCTGGCGGGCCGTCCCGCCCGGCGGCAGGCCGCCGCCTCCGGGGCCGGTTCCGGGGCCGGGGGCGCCATGGGCTCATGGGCCCAGACGCTCGCGGGGCTGTCCGAGAGCGACCGGCGCGCAGCCGTACGGGACGTCGTCCGTACCGGGATCGCGGCCGTACTCGGCCATACCTCCAAGGCGGCGATCGACCCCACCCGCGCCTTCGGCGATCTCGGCTTCGACTCGCTGACCGCCCTGGAACTGCGCAACTCCCTGGCCCGGAAGACCGGCCTGCAACTCCGTGCCACCCTGGTCTTCGACCACCCGACGCCGGACGCCGTCGCCGACCACGTACACCGCGAACTGACCCGCGCGGCCGGTCCGCAGACCGGCACCGATCTCGGCACCGACCTCGGCACCGACCTCGGCGGCGAGGCCGGGACGGCTGGCGCCGCAGCGTTCGGGGAACCGATCGCGATCATCGGCATGAGCTGCCGGTTCCCCGGCGGGGCCGACAGCCCGGACCGGCTCTGGCACCTCCTGGCCGACGGGGGCGACGGCATCGCGGAGTTCCCGGAGGACCGGGGCTGGGATCTGGACGCCCTCTACGACCCGGACCCCGACTCCCGGCGCGACGGCACCACCTACACCCGAAGCGGCGGCTTCCTCGCCGGCATCGACCGCTTCGACGCGGCCTTCTTCGGCATCTCACCGCGTGAGGCCACGGCGATGGACCCGCAGCAGCGGCTGCTGCTGGAGGCGTCCTGGGAGGCGGTGGAACGGGCCGGTATCGACCCGGTCTCCCTGCGGGGCAGCCGTACCGGCGTCTTCGCCGGAACCAATGGGCAGGACTACACCAACGTCCTGCGTACGGCGGCGGAGAGCGCCGAAGGCTACCTCGGCACGGGCAATGCGGCGAGCGTGCTGTCCGGCCGGGTCTCCTATGCGCTGGGCCTTGAGGGTCCTGCGGTGACCGTGGACACGGCCTGCTCGTCGTCACTGGTGGCCCTGCACTGGGCCTCCCTCGCCCTCCAGTCCGGCGAATGCACCATGGCCCTGGCCGGGGGCGTCAGCGTGATGACCACCCCTGCGGCCTTTGTGGAGTTCAGCCGCCAGCGCGGTCTTGCCGCCGATGGGCGGTGCAAGGCGTTTGCGGAGGGTGCGGACGGTACGGGGTGGGGTGAGGGTGTCGGGGTGGTGGTGTTGGAGCGGTTGTCGGATGCGCGGCGGCTTGGGCATCGGGTGTTGGCGGTGGTGGCGGGTTCGGCGGTCAATCAGGATGGTGCGAGTAATGGTCTGACGGCGCCGAATGGTCCGTCGCAGCAGCGGGTGATCCGGGCTGCGTTGGCGGGTGCGGGTGTGTCTGCTGCCGAGGTTGATGTGGTGGAGGCGCACGGGACGGGGACGGCGCTGGGTGATCCGATCGAGGCGCAGGCGTTGCTGGCCACCTATGGGCGGGGTAGGCCGGAGGATCGGCCGTTGTGGTTGGGGTCCGTGAAGTCGAACATCGGGCATACGCAGGCGGCGGCCGGTGTGGCTGGTGTGATCAAGATGGTTTTGGCGATGCGGCATGGGGTGCTGCCGGCGACCTTGCATGTGGACGAGCCGTCCTCGCATGTGGACTGGTCGGCGGGCACCCTTCGGCTGCTCACCGAGACCGTCCCCTGGCCCGACCTGGGGCGTCCGCGCCGGGCGGGCGTGTCCGCCTTCGGCTTCAGCGGGACCAATGCGCACATCATCCTTGAGCAGGGTCCCGCCGCCGCCATCCCCGAACCGGCCGTGGAGCCGGCCGCCGACGCAGCGCCGCTGGTGCCGTGGGTGCTCTCCGCCCGTAGCCGGTCGGCTTTGCAGGCCCAGGCGGAGCGGCTGCTGTCCCATGTGCAGGCCGACCCGGAGCTGGTACCGCAGCACATCGGGCTCTCGCTGGTCTCGACGCGTTCGGTGTTTGAGCACCGCGCGGTGGTGTCGGGTGCGGGGCGGGCTGAGCTGCTGCGGGGGCTGGAGTCGGTTGCCGGGGGAGAGTCGGCCGCAGGTGTGATTGTCGGCTCGGCGCAGCCTGAGGGGGCGACGGCGTTTCTGTTCGCTGGGCAGGGTGCGCAGCGGGTGGGGATGGGGCGTGGGTTGTATGAGGCGTTCCCGGTCTTTGCGGGGGCGTTTGATGCGGTGTGTGCATGGGTGGATGGGGAGTTGGGGCGTTCGCTGCGTGAGGTGGTCTTCGGTGACGATGCGGAGCTGCTGAACGAGACCGGGTTCACTCAGCCTGCGTTGTTCGCGGTGGAGGTGGCGCTGTTCCGGCTGGTGGAGTCCTGGGGTGTCCGGGCGGATTATCTGGTCGGGCATTCGGTGGGTGAGCTGGCGGCTGCGCATGTGGCGGGTGTGTTGTCGCTGGAGGATGCCTGCCGGCTGGTGGTGGCGCGTGGCCGTCTGATGCAGGCGCTTCCGGTCGGCGGCGCGATGGTGTCGGTGCAGGCCGCAGAGGCGGAGGTGCTGCCGCTGCTGGTCGGTCGCGAGGCCGAGGTGAGCGTTGCGGCGCTGAATGGCCCGGCCGCCACCGTCATTGCGGGCGACGAGGCCGTCGTCCTGGAGGTTGCCGGGGAGTTGGAGCGGCAGGGTCGCAAGACCACGCGGCTGCGGGTCAGCCATGCCTTCCACTCCCCCCGGATGGAGCCCATGCTGGCGGACTTCCGGGCCGTCGCGGAGAGCGTGGAGTACCACCAGCCCCGGATGGCCGTGGTCTCCAATGTGACCGGCGAGCTGGCCACGGCCGAGGAGTTGACCTCGCCCGAGTACTGGGTGCGCCATGTCCGCCAGGCGGTCCGCTTCGCCGATGGCATCGGCTGGCTGGAGCAGCACGGCGTCACCCGCTTCATCGAGCTGGGCCCGGACGGGACACTGACCGCCATGGCCCAGGCGTGCATGGCCGGTGATGACACACTGCTGGTCCCGGCGCTGCGTAAGGACCGCCTGGAACCCGCCGCGCTGCTGGCGGCGGTGTCGGGGCTGTTCGTACGGGGCGGCGCAGTCGACTGGACGCAGTTCTTCCCTGGGGCCCGCCGGGTGGACCTGCCGACGTATGCCTTCCAACGCGAGCGGTACTGGCCGACCCCCGCCCTCGCTTCCACTCCTGCCGCCGATACGGCCAGCGGTGTTGACGCCCGCTTCTGGGAGGCGGTCGAGCGTGAGGACCTGGATGCTCTGGCGAGCACGCTGGGCGTGGACGAAGGGTCGCTCGGCGGGCTGGTACCGGCGCTGGCGACGTGGCGGCGGGCCCGCCGTGAGCAGTCCGTGGTGGACGGCTGGCGCTACCGGGTGACCTGGAAGCCGCAGCCCCCCGCGCCGGGCGGTGCGCGGCTGGACGGCCGTTGGCTGCTGCTCGCGCCCGAGGGCACGGAGTTGGACGGCCTGGCCGCGTACGGCGCAGTTGTCGAACGGGTGGCGTGCGCCCCCGACGCCGACCGCGAGGAACTGGCCCGATGCCTGCGCGAGGCTGCCGGTGATCTGCCGGTTGCGGGGGTCATGTCGCTCCCCGCGTCGGCCGGTGGTGCGTGGGCGACGGCCGAGCTGGTGCAGGCGCTGGGCGACGCGGGGGTGGCGGCTCCGCTCTGGGTGCTGACCCGTGGCGCGGTGTCGACCGGCCGCTCTGACGCGGAGCCCGATCCGGCGCAGGCGGCGGTGTGGGGTCTGGGCCGGGTGGCGGCGTTGGAGTACCCGGACCGCTGGGGTGGCCTGGTCGACCTCCCCGACCGGCTGGACGAGCGGGCATGGGCCCGGTTGGCGGCCGTCCTGGCGGACGGCGCCGAGGACCAGGTGGCCATCCGCCCCTCCGGTGTGTTTGCCCGTCGGCTCGTACGGGCCCAAGGTGGCGAGCCCGGTCAGGAGTGGCGGGCACGCGGCACGGTGCTGGTCACCGGCGGCACGGGCGCGCTGGGCGCCCGAGTGGCCCGCTGGGTGGCCGGTCGCGGCGCCGAGCAGGTCGTCCTGACCAGCCGACGCGGCCCGGAAGCCCCGGGCGCGGCGGAGTTGGAGGCGGAACTGCGCGCGCTGGGCGCCAAGGTCACCATCGCCGCCTGCGACGCGGCCGACCGCCCGGCGATGGCCCGGCTGCTGGCCGAGCATCCGGTCGACGCTGTGGTGCACGCCGCAGGTGTCGGGGATGCGACGCCGCTGGCGGAACTGCACCCGAAGTACTTCGCCGAGGTCATGGCGGCAAAGGCGGAGGGCGCCGCCCATCTGGACGAGTTGCTGGCGGATCGGCAGCTGGATGCGTTTGTGCTCTTCTCCTCCATCGCCGGCGTCTGGGGCAGCGGCGGACAGCCCGCCTACGCGGCGGCGAACGCCGCTCTGGATGCTCTGGCCGAACGGCGCCGTGCCCGGGGCCTCCCCGCGACCGCCGTGGCATGGGGACCGTGGGCGGACGGCGGGATGGCGTCCGGCGAAGGAGCGGACGACCAGCTGAGGCGCTGGGGCCTGGTGCCCCTGCGGCCGGAGCCCGCGTTCCGGGCGCTGGAACGGGCGCTCGGGTCGGGCGACGCCACCGCGACGGTGGCCGATGTCGCCTGGGACCGCTTCGCCACGGCGTTCACCAGCCGCCGCCCGAGCCCGCTGCTTGCCGAACTGCCCGAGGTACGTCAGGCGTTGGAGGAGACCGGCACGACCGACCCCGCGCTCCGGGAGCGGCTGGCCGTACTGCCCGCAGCCGACCGGAAGCGGGCGCTGCTGACCCTGGTGCGTACGGGTGGCGCAGCGGTCCTGGGCCATGCCGACGGACAGGCGCTGGAGGCGGGCCAGGCATTCCGGGATCTGGGTTTCGACTCGCTGACCGCCGTCGAACTGCGCAACCGGCTCAACGCCGAGACCGGCCTCCGCCTCCCCACCACGCTGGTCTTCGACTACCCGACGCCGAGTGCCCTGGCCGACCACCTCTATGCCGAACTCTTCCCGGAATCGGAACCGGCGACCCCCGGCGAGCCGGACGAGGCCGCCGTGCGGGAGGCGCTCGCCGAGATCCCGGTCGCCCGGCTCCGCGAGGCCGGCCTGCTGGGCGCCGTACTGGCCCTGGCCGGGCCCCGGCCACTGCCGCAGGCCGCCGCCGCCGATGACGACGACGCCATCGGCACCATGGCGGTCGACGATCTCGTGCAGCTGGCATTGCGCGGTACGGACGGCTGA